The following is a genomic window from Rana temporaria chromosome 7, aRanTem1.1, whole genome shotgun sequence.
caaacatgttatacttacctccactgtgcagttcgttttgcacagagtggccctgatccaagtcttctggggtccctcggcggatgtctctggtcctccccgcaagtactgaccacagtcatgcgagagagcttgcatggtggtgagtaattgcgggcgcgctccccttgatacagcgagcggccttaGCCCCGCCCCTcgctgcgtcactggatgtgattgacagcagcgccagccaatggctgtgctgctctcaatccatccgctctagccaatcagcggcgaggctgagcagcgaagaggatctTGGGACCGAGCGGGGGacttttcgaggggtcaggttagTATAGCGGGGGCTCGGGGACGGGGGGAttcggcagcatcagatgttttttcaccttaatgcatagattgcattaaggtgaaaacattttttactttacaactcctttaataaagtGATTGATGCAtaaaccacaatataaaaacaatgctcaaaaaagtgcaaaattagTAAACATTCAATAAACGATCATTtttcaacatgaaaaaaaaacgttgtttttcagcatgtcgaaaaaacaacgttttcccaacttcatcattaaaacgatgttgcctacacaccatcattttttaaaaatgatctagcaaagcgcggtgacgtacaacacgtacgacggcactataaagggaaagttccattcgctattgggctgctttagctgattccgtgttagtaaaagacgattcacgcttttctgtctgttacagcgtgatgaatgtgcttactccattacgaacggtagttttaccagaacgagcgctcccatctcataacttgcttctgagcatgcacaggtttttttacgtcgttttagcccacacacgatcatttcttacaacccgaaaaactacatagtttaaaacgacgttaaaaaatgcagcattttcgattttttttttgtcgtttttcagaacctgaaaaatgatgtgaagcccacacacgatcattttaaatgacatttttgaaaaacaacgtttttttcatgccgaaaaatgatcgtgtgtacgcggcataagtgcctTTTGTGACTCTTATTTGTAACACAGAAAGTTCATATAGTGAATAGATGCAGCATATGTGGAATCTCATTCAGGCAATAATATCCCTGCCAgatatagggttttcttccgtccaaaaaaacggaccttaacgcagacggatgctaacggacgttagcggatgctcatccgctaacggacgctagcccatagggaagcattgaggtccgttaacggacgtccaaaaaacggacgaacggaacggacgtgtgaaagagccctaactgtcTTGAAAATCTCAAGTGTGTTGATACCAGATTTTTATATCTATAACAATGTAAAGGAACTCCAAATTTCATAAAATCATATAGATAAGGAAAGAAAAAGCCTgcattaatttattaaaaagctTATAAAGGTTACACTTACGACAAGGCAGAAATTTCAGGcaaaaaaattgtagtttttcttccgtccaaaaaactgaccggacgaaaaacggacgttaacggatgatccgtttatcatccgttccgctaacgtccgtttttcaccaaaatatgtaaaaaatacaaattcaccAAACTTTAATATGTATGCAATATGCATACATAACAATAACCTTTCACCCAGGTAGTGTTTTTATTCCCAAGTCACATGTTCCCAGCACATGCTGCCCAGTTCCTGGACATTAGAGCAATTCCCTGTGTGTGATTGTCCTCCTTAATTAATAAAATGGCAAAGGATGTTAGCCAAGAAGAGCTAATACACCTGGTACATGATCGCCCTGCAATATGGGATAAGAGGTGTGGAGACTATAGCAACCGATATGTCTCTAACAACAAATGGGAGGAAGTCTTTCAGGCGGTGACACCGAACTGgcaaacactaaaaaaaaatgaaaaatttgaacgtGGTAAGTAGTTTGTGGGttatgggggggtgggttgttATCTTGTAGTCCATCCATATGTCAACATCCATATCCaccggccacgtcacctgccacaagttgtgaattggccactggccacgccacctgccacaagttgtgaattggccactggccacgccacctgccacgtcacctgccacaagttgtgaattggccactggccacgccacctgccacgccacctgccacaagttgagaattggccactggccaactgccacgccacctgccacgccacctgccacaagttgagaattggccactggccacgccacctgccacgtcacctgccacaagttgtgaattggccactggccacgccacctgccacgtcacctgccacaagttgtgaattggccactggccacgccacctgccacgtcacctgccacaagttgtgaattggccactggccacgtcacctgccacaagttgtgaattggccactggccacgccacctgccacaagttgtgaattggccactggccacgccacctgccacgtcacctgccacaagttgagaATTGGCcacctgccacgccacctgccacaagttgtgaattggccacctgccacgccacctgccacgccacctatgggtgtattttattttctgtttcttcATAGGAGAGAGTATCGTCACCCGCTGGCGCTCATTGAGAGACCGTTATAGGAGAGATTTGAAGGAGGAGACAATGTCCCGCAGTGGAGCTGGAGCCTCCAAGTACAAAAAGGGTGCATTTTTTGAAATGCTGGATTTCCTGCGTAACGTGATGAGCCTAAGAAGGTACCTAGCCACTTTATAACATTATTTGACCAAGTAAACTACAAATAATAAACTTGATCCACACATATAAATATCTGAATTAACAGAAATGCATAATGACCTAGTATGCATATCATAGTAGCTCATTATTAATGAATTGCTTTCCTGAGATGAAAGTCCCCGTATAGGTCTTCTTTCCCCTCTTACTTTGCTGCCATCACTCCTTGAGTGTCTGGTAGgtattgggggtcatttactaatggcaaattaACTTTGCACTGCAAGATCACTTGTAAGTACCGTCACTGTAGATCTAagtggaagatctgaaatgaggggaagcactgttgattttatcatccaatcacgtggacGTTAAAATActcttttttactttccttgcatgtccctctcagatctacagcgactggacTTCCAAATGCTCTGATAGTGCActggtagtgcaaagtggatttccctttagtaaataaccccgacTGTGTTTCAGGGGGTGTTGATAGGTAACAGTCAGACAACTTTGTCTATTTTTTATATGCAAATATGTTCAAACTAAGTATTCCAAAAGTGGTATGTAGGGTTGACCAcagcagtatacacacacatggatctatgtattgttgaaacAAGTCTGAATTGACCTTTAACCCATCTACCAACCAATATTTTACAGTACAGCCACTAACATCAGTGAAACGGAGGAGGAAACAGATACTGAATTTTCGCAGCCAGATCCCATGGGAGAAACAGGAGTGACAGAAAGTGAGGCAGCTGAAGATGCCACTAGAGCTGCAAGACCGATTCCACCAACCACAAGTGTGCCTGTAAGTATCGAACATAAAATGcctacttttttaaatattgtcaaAAGATAATGTGCTAATAGATATGTGTTCCACCCCTCAGATTCGTTCAGTTGGTTCAACTGTGAGAAAGCgtccacaaaaaaacaaattagaTAACGCCATGCTGAGCTTCATGGAGGAGATGAAAGCAAGAAGACCTGACTCCAACGATCCTTTTTTGGACCCTAACAACGAGGACGCTTTATTCCTAAGAAGCCAGTACCACCTGCTACAAAAAATGAATCCGGATCGAAAACTTGATATGCGCCTGGCAATTGGCCAGTATATCGGTACTTGTCTGAAGGCTTCTATGTCAGGAGACCCTGTGCCCCAAGTTATCTCCCCTTCCCAACGCCAATTCTACCCCGATCACCCACCACCAGCTCCCTACACTCACCGATTCCAACCCAGCCCTATACCCCATCATTACCGTGCCCCTGCCTCCACTGCCCAAAATTTTCCAGTCCCACCCCAGGCACCCAACTATGATCCCTCTCCTTCCCAGGGGACTTCACGATCTGATTCCTCCCTTTTCCCCACCCCTTATTATCAAGatctataattttattttttttggaaatttttgaTACGATACTTTAATAAATTGatttttgcccctttttgtgatgtgtatttcattttttttttatcttttactatAAGTTACAATCTACATGTTGCGTTCATAAAGTTCAAAGAAAAATAGTAGACTGcatgaaaatgattttttttttggtattttatgtgaaaaGAAACAAACTGATATATCATAGGGACATAATGACAATTGAAGCATGAAAGCATACACTTGTAGAAATCTTAAATGTAGAAATTAACTGGCGTTTTCACTATGACAAGAAAGACCATGCAAATTAACTAAAAGGGGCGAAACATGTTACTATAAAGGTGCAAATGATAAAGTTCCTCGTGACTGTTTTTACACATATTGATACTGCCACGGAACCTCTCCTTCTGGGGACATAAAAAAATTAGTAAAATTGTCACGCATGGTAATAGCTGAATTGTTGGGTCGCAGTCCGGAAAAGCGCACAGATGGTAGGTctacctcgtcctcttcctcaacAGAAATCCCTTCCTTCTCGCGGATGACAttgtggaggacacagcaggcTTGGATTGCCAGTTGGGCATTCTCCACGCTAAGTTGTATAGCGCTATGAAATATGCGCCATTTGCCGCTCAAAATGCCAAAGGTGCATTCAATAAGGCGCCTTGCACGACTCAAGCGGTAGTTGAAAATTTTCTTTGGGGTCGTTAAATTCTGCCTGGCATAAGGCCTTAAAAGATGATGAGAAAGTCCAAATGCCTCATCAGCAACTAGAACATGTGGCAAATCTGGTCCTACAGTTGATGGTAGTGGTTGATCTGCTGGGAAATTAAAGTGTCCCTCCAGTATTCTTCTCCCCATTACTGATGATGAAAATATTCTTGCGTCGGCATTCGATCCATAGGCTCCTATATCAACGGCAATAAATTTGTAGTTACTGTCGCAAATTGCCATTAGCACtagtgaaaaatattttttataattgaaaAATTGCGAGCCAGATCCTGGTGGCATCTGGATTCTGACATGTTTCCCATCCAGAGCTCCAACACAATTGGGGAATTGAGTTTTTTTCCAAAAGCCAGTCGCAATTTCCTGCCACATGGTAGCATCAGGAACCGGCATTGCAGAAGAACGAAGCTCCTCCCATATTGCTTCGCAGGTCTCATGCACTATCACTGATATGGTCGatattcccaataaaaaaaaatggcttagtgACGTATAAGACACTCCAGATGCAAGAAACCTAGGAAGAGTAGAAGAGTAGAAGAAATTACGAAAGGAATCCAACATTACACTGGACATAATCAAGCTAAATGGCTGGCTGGCTTACCTGAGGGTAATGAGAAGTCGCTCCTCTGGAGGCACAGCAAGTCGCATGTCTGTGTTTGTACGGTATAGTCTGGGATGTAACTTTTCAAGTAAATAATCAAACGTTGGGATCGTCATTCtagtgaaattaaaaaatttaggaGGGTAACGTCGCAAATCTGCATATTGCAGCGCAAAGAAACCCTCACTTGGCCTTTTGAGGAGCATGGGATGTGCCCAGTACCTGCGTCCCCTAGCAGACATCTTCCTGGTCaagcttttttttctccacacatagtacaTCATGACAAATGATGTCACATTCTGATAATAATTCCCCAAATCCATCGTAATCAGCAAGTACAGTGAAATACAGCAATGGATCAGGAACAAAACAGCCGGCTGTtaacatacaggaagaggaaagcACACTGGGGGAAACAAAGAATCATGGGAAAATTCTTGAAAAGATGATTAATAAAGttctaaaaccaaaaaaataaaaaaaaaggatcaaaaaacggatcgaaaaaacggatgaaaaacggaccaaAAACGGACCAAAAACGGACGGAAAACGGAACGGAAACGGATGTAAACGGAtggaaaacggacgaaaaactgatgaaaaaacggatcaactgaaggggaaaaaaaataatgtaaaaactgaacggacgtgtgaaagagcccttaatagGCTGAACGCCCATGAAAGCAATATAATTCCTTGGTCTTTGAATCACCTTCAGAGTTCAAGTCTGTGAGTTGCATGGAAGCAGGACAACCAAGTGGGTGATATCCAGACAGGCGAATATACTCCTACAACGAGTTTGATCTCTGTAATAGGGATTCACCATATCTGGTAAGAGGCCAACTTTTACCCTATGAGACATCATATCTTCAAATATATGTGATTGTTTTCAAATGGAACATATCAGACATCTTGCTATGCTCGGAGATTGAACGCAAAGGAGACATATGCAGGAGATTGCCTGAATGAGTATCTGGCAGGGATATTATTGCCTGAATGAGATTCCACATATGCTGCATCTATTCACTAAATGTACTTTGTGTGTTACAAATAAGAGTCACAAAAGGCACTTATTATTTATAATAAGTTTATTGGATGTTTAttcattttgcacttttttgagcactgtttttatattgtggttaaCGCATCAGTCACTTTATTCATTTTCATTATATTGAAGCACATTTGCATCAAGTATTATCTTATGCACAACAAtcactttataaatgatatatcgTCACATTTTATATGGTTCAACACAGGAAATAGCGCTTCATATATATTAATACAATGTATAGTGTGTGTTGTGATTTGtactttttaaaattgtcgctggTCGCGACGCTAGCAGGGAACGGAGCCTGGAAAACACAGAGCATCGGACGGAGGACCCGGCCGGGGTACACAGCGGAGTACATCATGGGATCCTAGGGATATGGTAAGTACATGTTCCTGGATACTGTGATGCAAacctgagtgtggctcggggttaccgctattggtactgaaaattaaccccgagccacacccgGGAAtgacgccagggaggttaagggggttgtaaaggtttgtcttttattttctaaattgattcctttaagctagtgcattgttggttcacttaccgtttcctttgatttcccttctaaatgtttttttctttgtttgaatttctcacttcctgtttttcctcagtaagctttccaccatcatctgatcggtggaaagtcatttagaacagcttactgaggagaaacaggaagtgaaaaattca
Proteins encoded in this region:
- the LOC120945186 gene encoding uncharacterized protein LOC120945186, translating into MSRSGAGASKYKKGAFFEMLDFLRNVMSLRSTATNISETEEETDTEFSQPDPMGETGVTESEAAEDATRAARPIPPTTSVPIRSVGSTVRKRPQKNKLDNAMLSFMEEMKARRPDSNDPFLDPNNEDALFLRSQYHLLQKMNPDRKLDMRLAIGQYIGTCLKASMSGDPVPQVISPSQRQFYPDHPPPAPYTHRFQPSPIPHHYRAPASTAQNFPVPPQAPNYDPSPSQGTSRSDSSLFPTPYYQDL
- the LOC120945184 gene encoding protein ALP1-like; translation: MDLGNYYQNVTSFVMMYYVWRKKSLTRKMSARGRRYWAHPMLLKRPSEGFFALQYADLRRYPPKFFNFTRMTIPTFDYLLEKLHPRLYRTNTDMRLAVPPEERLLITLRFLASGVSYTSLSHFFLLGISTISVIVHETCEAIWEELRSSAMPVPDATMWQEIATGFWKKTQFPNCVGALDGKHVRIQMPPGSGSQFFNYKKYFSLVLMAICDSNYKFIAVDIGAYGSNADARIFSSSVMGRRILEGHFNFPADQPLPSTVGPDLPHVLVADEAFGLSHHLLRPYARQNLTTPKKIFNYRLSRARRLIECTFGILSGKWRIFHSAIQLSVENAQLAIQACCVLHNVIREKEGISVEEEDEVDLPSVRFSGLRPNNSAITMRDNFTNFFMSPEGEVPWQYQYV